Proteins found in one Methanoculleus sp. SDB genomic segment:
- a CDS encoding ATP phosphoribosyltransferase, whose translation MISIALPKGSLEQQTLQLFKEADLEVRRTDRDYNPKINDVRIGKVKILRPQEIPRYVQMGYFDCGIAGIDWVRESGATDVVEVADLSYSKTGEGNVKIVVAVHQSEPIDDVSQIRPKSRVTTEYPEITRQFFERAGIDVELFPSYGASEAKVPDLMDVVVDLTETGSTLRKNGLKIIGEIMQSHTAILANREALADPVKKKEIEEIRTLLLGVIEARNQVLLSLNVPAAVLERVISVLPAMKTPTVSRLHGIDYFSVQTVAQKGQVNDLITRLKDAGAEDILEIPITKIVR comes from the coding sequence ATGATTAGCATCGCACTCCCAAAAGGTAGCCTTGAACAGCAGACACTGCAGCTGTTTAAGGAGGCGGATCTCGAAGTGCGCAGAACAGATCGCGACTATAACCCGAAAATCAACGACGTACGTATCGGCAAAGTGAAAATACTCCGCCCACAGGAGATTCCCCGGTACGTGCAGATGGGATATTTCGACTGCGGCATTGCCGGAATCGACTGGGTTCGCGAATCGGGAGCGACCGATGTCGTCGAGGTGGCGGATCTGTCCTACAGCAAAACCGGCGAGGGAAACGTGAAAATCGTCGTGGCGGTTCACCAGAGCGAACCCATCGATGATGTCTCCCAGATCCGGCCGAAAAGCCGGGTGACGACCGAGTACCCCGAGATTACACGTCAGTTTTTTGAGCGGGCGGGAATTGATGTCGAGCTCTTTCCGTCGTATGGCGCCTCGGAAGCGAAAGTGCCTGATTTGATGGATGTGGTGGTGGATCTGACGGAGACGGGGAGCACGCTCCGGAAGAACGGGTTGAAAATTATCGGCGAGATCATGCAGTCGCACACCGCCATTCTCGCGAACCGGGAGGCGCTTGCAGATCCCGTGAAGAAAAAGGAGATCGAAGAGATCCGGACGCTTCTCCTGGGAGTGATCGAGGCACGCAATCAGGTGCTGCTCTCCCTCAACGTGCCGGCGGCTGTGCTGGAGCGCGTCATATCCGTTCTTCCGGCCATGAAGACACCGACCGTCTCCCGGCTGCACGGCATCGACTATTTCAGTGTCCAGACGGTGGCACAGAAAGGGCAGGTCAACGATCTCATTACCCGGCTGAAGGATGCGGGTGCGGAAGATATTCTCGAAATTCCGATTACAAAAATTGTGCGGTAG
- a CDS encoding 3-hydroxy-3-methylglutaryl-CoA reductase has product MEDYLGRLKKGTLKLYALEQELAPEEAVRVRRTYVGGETGADLSALGKYSIGIDRVVQRNCENMIGVVQVPVGVAGPIALNGEYATGSYYLPLATTEGALVASVNRGCSAISRAGGADVRILRDGMTRAPVFSTRDVDHTLRTVRWVEAHIDDLRAAAAETTRHGRLLDILPVVTGTNVFLRMEFDTKDAMGMNMVTIASERIAGVVERETGARLIALSGNACTDKKPAAINAILGRGKTVLAGVFLTDEQVQGIFKTDAATLADVNNRKNLVGSARAGSLGYNAHAANVVAAMYIACGQDPAHVVEGSSCITTVDRQEGGVYVSVTLPAVQVGTVGGGTGIDTQAACLRMLGVAGGGDPPGRNSKKFAEIIAAGVLAGELSLLGALGAGHLARAHARLGRG; this is encoded by the coding sequence ATGGAAGATTATCTCGGGAGGCTAAAAAAGGGGACACTGAAGCTCTACGCACTGGAGCAGGAACTCGCCCCCGAAGAGGCCGTTCGGGTTCGCCGGACGTACGTCGGAGGGGAGACGGGAGCCGATCTTTCCGCACTCGGGAAATACTCGATCGGCATCGACCGTGTCGTGCAGCGCAATTGCGAGAACATGATCGGTGTCGTACAGGTTCCCGTCGGAGTGGCAGGGCCGATCGCTCTCAACGGCGAGTATGCCACAGGATCCTACTATCTGCCCCTTGCCACCACCGAAGGGGCGCTCGTCGCATCCGTAAACCGTGGCTGCAGCGCCATTAGCCGGGCCGGCGGTGCGGACGTGCGCATCCTCCGCGACGGTATGACCCGTGCCCCGGTGTTTTCCACGCGGGATGTCGATCACACGCTGCGCACCGTCCGGTGGGTGGAGGCGCATATCGACGACCTCCGCGCCGCCGCCGCGGAGACGACGCGCCACGGCCGCCTTCTGGATATCCTGCCGGTTGTCACGGGTACGAATGTATTCCTCCGGATGGAATTCGATACGAAAGATGCGATGGGCATGAACATGGTGACGATTGCGAGCGAGCGGATTGCCGGGGTCGTGGAGCGGGAGACCGGGGCGCGGCTTATCGCCCTCTCCGGAAACGCGTGCACCGATAAAAAACCCGCTGCCATCAATGCCATTCTTGGTCGGGGCAAGACGGTGCTTGCCGGGGTTTTCCTGACCGACGAGCAGGTACAGGGGATCTTCAAGACCGATGCGGCGACACTGGCGGACGTCAACAACCGGAAAAACCTGGTGGGCTCGGCGCGTGCCGGGTCGCTCGGCTACAATGCCCACGCGGCGAATGTCGTGGCGGCCATGTACATCGCCTGCGGGCAGGATCCCGCCCATGTCGTCGAAGGGAGCAGCTGCATCACCACGGTCGACCGACAGGAAGGGGGTGTGTATGTTTCCGTGACCCTCCCGGCAGTGCAGGTGGGGACGGTGGGCGGCGGGACCGGCATCGACACGCAGGCTGCCTGCCTCCGTATGCTCGGAGTCGCCGGCGGCGGCGATCCGCCGGGGAGAAACAGCAAAAAGTTCGCCGAGATCATCGCAGCCGGTGTGCTTGCGGGAGAACTCTCTCTCCTCGGCGCACTCGGCGCCGGCCACCTCGCACGGGCGCATGCCAGGCTCGGCCGGGGATAA
- a CDS encoding formylmethanofuran dehydrogenase, with amino-acid sequence MKKFSTRVTSGAPASFDDAVSFHGHVCPGLAFGYRVARRALEECRKGRAEDEELVAVVENDACGIDAIQVVTGCTVGKGNLILRDFGKSVYTFFLRPSGRGVRIAVKPLSTETLDPGLPALRTRVRDGDAKPGEEVEMLRRTRDVVDALLALPDDELLDVTPTHVTIPEPARLFATAICTSCGETVAESRARIRDGNVVCIPCAGSYGRGWGIE; translated from the coding sequence ATGAAAAAATTCTCAACACGTGTTACTTCCGGAGCACCGGCTTCCTTTGACGATGCCGTTTCATTCCATGGGCACGTCTGCCCCGGACTTGCATTCGGGTACCGTGTCGCCAGACGTGCCCTGGAAGAATGCCGGAAAGGCAGGGCGGAGGACGAGGAGCTTGTCGCTGTAGTCGAAAACGATGCCTGCGGGATCGACGCCATTCAGGTCGTCACCGGATGTACCGTCGGGAAAGGAAATCTTATCCTGCGTGATTTCGGCAAGTCCGTGTACACCTTCTTCCTCCGTCCGTCGGGCAGAGGGGTGCGCATTGCCGTGAAACCATTATCGACCGAGACCCTCGATCCCGGCCTGCCGGCATTGCGCACAAGGGTCAGGGACGGTGATGCCAAACCCGGTGAAGAAGTCGAAATGCTCCGCCGCACGAGGGATGTCGTCGACGCACTCCTGGCACTACCTGACGACGAACTGCTTGACGTGACACCGACCCACGTCACGATCCCGGAACCCGCACGGTTGTTCGCCACGGCGATCTGCACGTCGTGCGGGGAGACGGTGGCCGAATCCCGCGCCCGGATCCGCGATGGTAACGTTGTCTGCATCCCCTGCGCCGGCAGCTACGGCAGGGGATGGGGAATAGAATAG
- a CDS encoding methyltransferase, which produces MGMTGTREQWCVAVEPGEAETVRQDLLGRGILDRTLRPRRDGGRILFPVLRAEGATGRADFQPHPVAENLPRHELVGGIAIMQENDPEEASRLLRARPGLHTVLYPESAVEGTYRTRRFIVLAGETTTRTRYTEYGMRFEIDLAVAYFSARLANERQHIAGLLETGERVLDMFAGVGPFAVALAAHARVVYACDINPAAVHLMAENIMLNRRRNVVPVLADAGHLAGVLPRAFDRIIMNLPVSAAGFLGSAARLCRDGGTIHFYVLQSETGEYLPLLRNMTGGRITEREVRSYSPAQHHAVYDVEMRNR; this is translated from the coding sequence ATGGGAATGACCGGAACACGGGAACAGTGGTGTGTGGCAGTGGAGCCGGGAGAGGCGGAAACCGTACGGCAGGATCTCCTCGGACGGGGGATCCTGGACCGGACACTCCGACCCCGCAGAGACGGCGGGCGTATCCTGTTTCCGGTGCTTCGGGCGGAGGGGGCCACAGGCCGGGCGGATTTCCAGCCGCACCCTGTCGCGGAGAACCTGCCCCGCCACGAACTGGTGGGCGGCATTGCCATCATGCAGGAAAATGACCCGGAGGAGGCGAGCCGCCTGCTCCGGGCCCGCCCCGGCCTGCACACGGTCCTCTACCCGGAAAGCGCTGTGGAGGGGACCTACAGGACACGCCGGTTCATCGTACTTGCGGGTGAGACCACGACCCGCACCCGGTACACCGAGTACGGCATGCGGTTCGAGATCGATCTCGCCGTCGCCTACTTCTCCGCACGTCTCGCAAACGAGCGGCAGCATATTGCCGGTTTGCTGGAGACCGGCGAGCGGGTGCTTGACATGTTTGCGGGGGTCGGACCCTTCGCCGTCGCACTCGCGGCACATGCACGGGTGGTGTACGCGTGCGACATCAATCCCGCGGCCGTGCACCTGATGGCGGAGAACATCATGCTGAACCGGCGGCGGAATGTCGTGCCCGTCCTCGCCGATGCCGGCCACCTCGCAGGCGTTCTCCCACGGGCGTTCGACAGGATCATCATGAACCTTCCCGTCTCCGCCGCCGGATTCCTCGGAAGCGCGGCACGCCTCTGCAGGGACGGCGGGACCATTCATTTCTATGTGCTCCAGTCCGAAACGGGCGAATATCTCCCTCTCCTCCGGAACATGACGGGCGGACGGATCACCGAACGGGAAGTCAGGTCCTATTCACCCGCGCAGCACCATGCGGTCTATGATGTGGAGATGAGGAACCGGTAA
- a CDS encoding ribosomal-protein-alanine acetyltransferase, with protein MPMPGKDKLRLRSARFEDMPSIEIIERESFPDPWNRETFLEALAYYPSTCFVVEDGGCIAGFIAAGIENTGVERYGHIMNLAVSPKYRHRGIGSMLVRHVEQVCMLEGATAVSLEVRETNTGARSFYHRLGYRQVLMVAEYYSDGETAAVMMKWYRV; from the coding sequence ATGCCGATGCCCGGAAAAGATAAGCTGCGTCTGCGGAGCGCACGGTTTGAGGACATGCCCTCAATCGAGATCATCGAGCGGGAATCGTTTCCGGATCCCTGGAACCGGGAGACATTTCTCGAGGCGCTTGCCTATTATCCGTCAACCTGTTTTGTCGTGGAGGATGGGGGTTGCATTGCCGGGTTTATTGCAGCGGGAATTGAAAACACCGGCGTGGAGCGGTATGGCCATATCATGAACCTCGCGGTCAGCCCGAAATACCGGCACAGGGGGATCGGCAGCATGCTGGTGCGGCATGTCGAGCAGGTATGCATGCTGGAAGGGGCCACCGCCGTTTCGCTTGAAGTCCGGGAGACCAATACGGGTGCACGTTCCTTTTACCACCGGCTCGGGTACAGGCAGGTGCTCATGGTTGCCGAATACTACTCCGACGGAGAGACCGCCGCCGTCATGATGAAGTGGTACCGGGTGTAG
- a CDS encoding transcriptional regulator, with translation MSVARFWRKQPQRYNLIGTRCETCGTAFFPPRSFCPECRRDGRIVEHTFAGTGKVVTFTVIRTASEAFELLTPYVLAIVELDEGARLTSQIVCSPDEVFIGMPVRNVFRKLGSDGESGPLYYGTKFIPAL, from the coding sequence ATGTCGGTCGCACGATTCTGGAGGAAACAGCCCCAGCGGTATAACCTGATCGGAACGCGCTGTGAAACCTGCGGGACTGCGTTCTTCCCTCCCCGGAGCTTTTGTCCGGAGTGCAGGCGCGACGGCAGAATTGTGGAGCATACGTTTGCGGGAACGGGGAAGGTCGTTACCTTCACCGTGATCAGGACCGCGAGTGAAGCGTTTGAGCTTCTTACTCCCTATGTCCTCGCGATCGTCGAACTTGACGAGGGGGCACGGCTCACCTCGCAGATCGTCTGCAGCCCCGACGAAGTCTTTATCGGGATGCCGGTGAGAAACGTGTTCCGGAAGCTCGGCTCCGACGGAGAATCCGGACCTCTCTATTACGGGACAAAGTTCATCCCCGCCCTATAA